Proteins co-encoded in one Dasypus novemcinctus isolate mDasNov1 chromosome 18, mDasNov1.1.hap2, whole genome shotgun sequence genomic window:
- the MEIOSIN gene encoding meiosis initiator protein has translation MWGPSRCLCSPEQPRISSLGPSNRKQRKNHTSKLQELSLLLPVALKTGIKKLTKKEILLHVLHYIQYLQRSIDVAKALLKFHITDGEDGLGGLGRSPVVGPAKERHTTPSSSPQSRKSRLPEACWKPQKKQQIRMSERQTRAQKPRRSLVLDRPEKQETPSPDQRGGTMGRTITSPRRPDSCRHLQAVLPLFQKGRKGGRSRLTLLEMAEKSIHCGSSSCCCRNSPQDDGPYPAIGVQKGTERIHFLSLAQPFHRQKLVHYDSSEEVDEGFPDADPWLPAWTPESSPHGSPLALGPPQIGNWSAVGHPSEILELSPSLFSSPGKLLPEQILEDGTEYLTQTLFEEVYLGPDSSPPACTSEAPQKQDILPEVPSTPPDSHSLLQSSVSLDHCYLSLSENSRAPSSPSSGETDTEFVWKQQEADPAGLQSSSDEDGDCTWTPTRRASTLPPAGRKARRSRAGRVPVKPKEAKKVPCTTQIKKKCVNGFIMFCRMNRKQYIRACPGTASTAATKELAQLWRVMTQQERKPYCIKARRFSRQHNRIVKQDSSSSENEDWETPKPFYQLLAEKARCSPHPASPLPPPR, from the exons ATGTGGGGTCCCAGCAGGTGCTTGTGTTCTCCTGAACAGCCCAGAATCAGTTCTTTGGGTCCCAGTAATAG GAAGCAGAGGAAAAACCATACCAGCAAACTGCAAGAGCTGTCACTGCTGCTACCTGTGGCTCTGAAGACCGGTATTAAAAAGCTCACCAAG AAGGAGATTCTGCTGCATGTTCTGCACTACATTCAATACCTCCAGAGAAGCATTGATGTGGCTAAGGCCTTACTCAAATTCCACATCACTGATGGGGAAGATGGACTTGGGG GGCTGGGTCGGAGCCCAGTTGTGGGCCCGGCAAAGGAGAGACACACCACGCCATCCAGCTCCCCACAGTCTCGGAAGTCACGTCTTCCAGAAGCGTGTTGGAAACCTCAGAAGAAGCAGCAGATCCGGATGTCAG AACGCCAGACTCGGGCCCAGAAGCCTCGCCGCTCTCTGGTCCTGGACAGGCCTGAGAAGCAGGAGACCCCATCCCCTGACCAGAGAGGAGGAACCATGGGGAGAACCATCACTTCTCCAAGACGCCCTGACTCCTGCAGACACCTCCAGGCCGTGTTGCCCTTgtttcaaaaaggaagaaaaggaggaagatcCAGGCTGACATTGCTGGAAATGGCTGAGAAGAGCATCCACTGTGGCTCCTCAA GTTGCTGTTGCAGAAACAGCCCCCAGGATGATGGACCTTACCCTGCCATTGGGGTCCAGAAGGGTACTGAGAGGATCCATTTTCTCAGCTTGGCACAGCCCTTTCACAG GCAGAAGCTGGTGCACTACGATTCCAGCGAGGAGGTGGATGAGGGTTTTCCAGATGCTGACCCTTGGCTTCCTGCCTGGACCCCAGAGAGCAGCCCACATG GGAGCCCACTGGCCTTGGGGCCTCCTCAGATTGGAAACTGGAGTGCAGTAGGCCACCCGAGTGAGATCCTGGAACTCAGCCCTTCCCTCTTCAGCTCCCCAGGGAAACTGCTGCCCGAGCAGATCTTGGAGGATGGCACAGAATATCTGACCCAAA CTCTCTTTGAAGAAGTGTACTTAGGGCCTGACTCTTCACCTCCTGCCTGCACGTCTGAGGCTCCACAGAAGCAG GACATCCTGCCTGAGGTCCCCAGCACCCCTCCCGACTCCCACAGCCTGCTCCAGTCCTCGGTCTCACTAGACCACTGCTACCTGTCGCTGAGTGAGAACAGCAGGGCACCATCCAGCCCGAGTTCTGGGGAGACCGACACAGAGTTCGTGTGGAAACAGCAAGAG gCTGACCCTGCAGGCTTGCAGTCCTCCAGTGACGAGGATGGAGACTGCACATGGACGCCCACCCGGCGGGCCTCAACTCTGCCCCCAGCTGGGAGAAAGGCCAGGAGGAGCCGGGCAGGCAGGGTCCCTGTGAAGCCCAAGGAGGCCAAGAAAGTCCCCTGTACgacacagataaagaaaaaatgtgtcAACGGCTTCATCATGTTCTGCAGGATGAACCGGAAGCAGTACATTAG AGCCTGTCCTGGGACTGCGTCCACGGCTGCCACGAAGGAGCTGGCCCAACTCTGGCGGGTGATGACCCAGCAGGAAAGGAAACCCTATTG CATCAAGGCACGCAGGTTCAGCCGCCAGCACAACCGGATCGTGAAGCAGGACAGCTCCAGCAGCGAGAACGAGGACTGGGAGACCCCCAAGCCCTTCTACCAGCTGCTGGCCGAGAAGGCCCGCTGCTCCCCACACCCGGCCTCTCCCCTGCCTCCGCCTCGTTAG